The window AGTAACCAAATGGGCTACTAATCCATACCTGTGATTCCCTCCAGCCCCTAGATTTCTCTGGTATCCCTTCCATAAGAGCTCCACATCGCCATGGGCATTGGGCCCAGTAAAGAGCATCAGGGATCCAGCACTCATGCAGCCTTGCTGGGCCATGAAGAGCTCGCTGAGCCGGTCATACTGGGTAAGGCCTGGGCTCTATGTCAGATTGAGCACAGGAAAGGATAAGGCTCTGGGCAACAAGCCAGTACTAGCATATCTCAGATGGGCAGTGTCCCCAAGGGTCAATGGCTCTGGGTTTGTCTGGACTGAAACCTATAGGCCAGGGAATTGAAAATGTGCACGACAGCTAGGTCCATTTTAAAGGACAATCACCGGATGGTCTGCATCTGATGTAAATGTATAGATCAAAACAATGTGACCAATATAATGATGAAAAAATGTAGTTAGTGTTTCTGTACATACATGGTGTTGGTGATTAGCCCCTACATTAAATGTCACCGTAGTTAGTGTgcagaaaagagaaagaaaaaacaaGCCTACTGGCCTGGTCTTCTGTTAAACCACAAGAGGTGTGAAAAGAAAAAAAAGCAAGAAGCGAAATACCTATATTTAGAAGTGGTGTGACCAGGTGACACACTCTGGACTctggggtagacgtaacatagtaaatgtaaatctatGACACtccaatttgtatgatatgttacattttgtatggtatgaattaatttgtggatgtccatcatccatttcatatgacaTGTTATGAATTACCATTCATATAATATGTTACATATTGTAATTCGTACAATGTtgtaacgacgttcttcgtttgttgagagagagtcggaccgaaatgcagcgtggtggttactcatgttctttaatgaatgaatggtgaCGACACattaaataactaataaatacaaaaacaacaaacggaacgtaaaacctaattacagcctatctggtgaaactacacagagacaggaacaatcacccacgaaagacaaagcgaaactcaggctacctaaatacggttcccaatcagaggcaacgagaatcacctgactgttgattgagaaccgcctcaggcagccaagcctatacaacacccctaatcagccgcgatcccaaatactccaaatcccaatacgaaatacaataacataaacccctgtcacaccctggcctgaccaaatatataacgaaaacacaaaatacaatgaccaaggcgtgacaaatgTGTTATGAattgtctatgagaccaggctgggtgACAAAGAAGTCCGACTTTTTGAGCTGTCACTCAAGATGTTAGTTTATGAAGATCGCAGTAATAATTTGTAATCATTTATTTTTTGTAACTTGGAAAGGTCTAACCATGAATACTCAAGTGTGAATTGAAAGCATAAATGTACatggtttttttattttttattttattttacctttatttaaccaggcaagtcagttaagaacacattcttattttcaatgacggcctgggaacagtgggttaactgcctgttcaggggcagaacgacagatttgtaccttgtcagctcgtttGAGGTTCTTATAGTAGAGTCAGAGTGACAGTCATTTTCCTTGTCTCTGTATTGTCCATAGAGAGCAGCAGGTATGTGGTAGTGGCCCTGTATAACTATCCCACTGGACATCCAGCAAACAGCAGTATCCGTGCGGGAGAGAGAATCAATGTGCTTTCAGAGTAAGAAACCATACCCTCTACCTACAACTACCACAATtactactacagttattacaacTGTACTGTGCTTTTTCTATAAAACCTATGTATCTCTTTTATGTGTTTCTGTGAATGTGCATGTCTATGTAGCGAGGGGGAATGGTGGAAAGTGAGATCCTCTGCCACAGGCAATGAGAGCTACATCCCCAGCAGCTACACAGCCAGGGTGTACCACAGGTGAGTCTGCTGATCCATCTGACTATTCTCCTTTGGAGCTCTATTTACATGGATCTGTCTTTCTATTTCTAACTCTTTCTCTATTCTCTTTCCCTAGGTGTCAGTATGAGGGTCTCAGCAGAAAGAAGGCTGAGGAGCTCCTGTTGCTGCCCAACAACCAGACTGGCTCTTTTCTGGTCCGGGAAAGTCAAACCCGCCCTGGTGAGTTTAGTTCACAATCAAATGCTAACAAGAACAGGGAAAGCAGCTTAATGTTGTTACTGATAAACCCGGAGGGATACAACTGAAGTATGGTGTACATGATCCAATCTAGGTGCCCACTCCCTGTCAGTGCGTAAGACCAGTGACCAGGACCGTTGCTCAGTCAAACACTACCGGATCCAACAACTGGAGAACGGCTGGCACTTCATCTCCCCCTGCCTCACCTTCCCCACCCTCACAGCCCTAGTGGACCACTACTCAGGTCAGTAGAGGTGGTTCAAGCGTATACAGCAGTTTAGAACATGTTGAATGCTGTAGATACAACTTTTCAAACCCTTTTGTGTCCAACCCACACATTTGAACCTCTGTACAATGAGTGGTGGAAAAGGCACCCAAtgtgtcatacttgagtaaaagtaaagatagcttaatagaaaatgactcaagtaaaagtaaaagtcacccagtaaaatgctaTTTGAATAAAAgtctgaaagtatttggttttaaataagtACTTAAGTATCCATGGGCTCccaagtggagcagcggtctaaggcactgcatctcaggtgtcactacagtccctggttcgaatccaggctgtaacacatctagccgtgattgggaatcccatagggcggcgcacaattggcccagtgtcgtcctggTTTGCccagggtaggcagtcattgtaaataagaatttgttcttaactgacttgcctagttaaataaaggttaaacaaaatgcaattgataaaatatacttaagtattaaaagtataaatcatttcaaattccttatattaaacaaaccaatattttatttacagatagccaggggcacactccaacactcagacatcatttataaacaaagcatgtgtgtttagtgagtccgccaaatcagaggcagtagggatgaccagggatgttctcttgataagtgtgtgaattggaccattttcctgtcctgctaagcattcaaaatgttactagtacttttggatgtcagggaaaatgtatagggtacaaagtacattattttctttgggaatgtagtgaagtaaaagtagtcagaAATGTAAAGTACAgaccccaaaaaaacgacttaagtatttttttgtttgttggagggttactttttctccccaatttcgtggtatccaattggtagttacagtcttgtctcatctctgAAACTCCCATATGGagtcgggagaggcaaaggtcgagagccgtgcgtcccccgaaacacatcCCAACCAAGCCGCAGTGCTTCTTGACATAATGCCCACACAATGCCCAAtcaggaagccagccgcaccaatgtatcgGCGGAAACaacgtgcacctggcgaccgtgtcagcgtgcactgtgcccaggccgccacaggagtcgctagtgtaaATTGGGACAAGGACATCTCTGCCgtcctaacccagacgacgctgggccaat of the Oncorhynchus kisutch isolate 150728-3 linkage group LG17, Okis_V2, whole genome shotgun sequence genome contains:
- the LOC109908007 gene encoding src-like-adapter 2 encodes the protein MGIGPSKEHQGSSTHAALLGHEELAEPVILESSRYVVVALYNYPTGHPANSSIRAGERINVLSDEGEWWKVRSSATGNESYIPSSYTARVYHRCQYEGLSRKKAEELLLLPNNQTGSFLVRESQTRPGAHSLSVRKTSDQDRCSVKHYRIQQLENGWHFISPCLTFPTLTALVDHYSEVTDGLCCLLGEPCFIQGSNSIPVATGPIPMAVRKSTLNWKDADSSMIFGKVNEDSLVSEGLREAISSYLFMTGDCSQKWDS